A DNA window from Lusitaniella coriacea LEGE 07157 contains the following coding sequences:
- the thiS gene encoding sulfur carrier protein ThiS, which yields MSEASITLQVNGESFNCLPETPLPQVLEQMGLNPRLVAVEYNGEILHRQYWEETKVKARDRLEIVTIVGGGVFS from the coding sequence ATGTCTGAGGCTTCGATTACCCTACAAGTGAATGGCGAATCCTTCAATTGCCTTCCGGAAACGCCGCTTCCCCAAGTCTTGGAACAGATGGGACTTAACCCGCGTTTGGTTGCGGTGGAATATAACGGCGAAATCCTGCATCGTCAGTATTGGGAGGAGACAAAAGTAAAGGCGCGCGATCGTTTGGAGATCGTTACGATTGTAGGGGGAGGAGTTTTCAGTTAA